DNA sequence from the Daphnia pulex isolate KAP4 chromosome 8, ASM2113471v1 genome:
ACTCGAGCGAAACAGGCACCAGCTGCCAAAATGCCCATCCAAGTGCCCTgtccaattattttaaattagaaaataaatgagaagaaataaatcattaaaaaaacaaataacggACCTGTGGATATGGGCCGATAATTTtactaaaaatggaattcgTCATGGCGGCTCCCATGGGAAATCCCGTCACAATCAGGACGAAACCGGCAATCAGCTGCTCGGGTCTGATAGCCGACGTGTATCCGCACCATGGCTGGACATCGATCGGACAACCTCCTACacggaaaacaaattgaatcagTCAACTATTCACTAATACAATTAAATGGTAGAAATAATGACCGGAAATATCGTGGGGACCCATCGACGTCAACGACAGCCACCCGTAATTGTAGTCCAGCGTCAGCTGCTGGACCAGAGTGTCGTTATTGGCTCCTATTGTAGACGTGATGCTGTGGCTGCTGTTCAAGTACTTGATGGGCGGAGGTGGGCCGCCGTAGGGAAAGAGCAAAACTGGACCGATGGCCAGCAGGAAGATGCCAATAATGAGAAGAATTCGCTCGCCCAGTCTGTCATAAATGTCGTTAATAagttgaattaattttgttactttttaaaactttttaccTGCGTGACAATGGGCCCAAAATGGCGAAGATGACGCCACTGTAGACCCCGGCCCCGGCGAAGGCCAGGCCCACGACGACGATGGCCGATTTCTCCGACAGGCCCAGCTGCTCGATCGTCAACAGGGTGGCCACACTTTCCAGGAAGATGAAATTGAACTGGACAGAAGCGAATATGACAATGCAGACGATCAAGGCCCACTTGTCGGGCCGCTTCTGCCGCTGGATCTTTTTGGCCATTTCTGCGGGCGACGGGCAGGCGGCCGTCGCCGACCGCTTCTTAGCGGCCATCGTGGCCACGAAATCACCTTCCTTCTTGGCCACGTTGTGTTCGGTGAAGACGCCGGGCAGGAACACTAAAGCGTTGAGCAGGGCCATGCTGGCCGAGAGCCACGACGGGCCGGTAAACAAATTGAGGTAGAGATCGCCGCCCATGGGGATGTCCGTGCCAACACCCAGCGGTGCAAAAGCCAACTGAATAACTGCCATTAATAATTATAATCAAATTCTGttggaaatgaatcaattcaattaaaaatacctGGTCCGAGGACGAAGGCCGTCGAACCGGCCAGACTGAAAAGCGAAATGGCCGTTGCTCGTTCTTTGACCGTCGTGGCCGATGCGATGTAACTAAAGCAGAGCGTAATCGATCCtgaaaaagattcaaattagaattaaaaataataataatcagagaaaaataattcgagTCGATCAAACCGGCAGCGGCTCCGACGAGGAAACGGGCGGCGAAGAGGTACCAGCGCCTCTGCCCAGGCAGAGCAGACACGCAAGCGTAGAGGACGAATCCGGCGGCCAGGATCAGAGTCGACAAGATGGACAATAATCGAATCGATCCGAATTTGTTGCCCAAATAGCCAAGGAGTGgactgaaaaataattggGCCAGCGGCTGGGCGGCGATGAACAAGCCGAGAAATTGCGTTCCAGCTTCCGGGTCCATCTGGAgatatcagaaaaaaatgatttaaacaataaaaatgaatgaaataagaattatgagaaaaatgaacctGATCGAGATAAGGTTTGGCGCTGGTCAGGATAATCGAGAAGGATAAATTAAAGGTGAATGCGGTGAAGGTGATGATGGCCAAGCTGAAATAGCGCCGTTTGCGTTCTATTTCCGGTTCCACTTGCTTGGCGTAGTCCACTTCGTCGACTCCAGAACCCATCATTTCTGTTTCACCCCGGAGATCACTTTTCCTGCAAGAAGAATCATCCAAGATAGTTTCAAGTTTTAAAGTTTATCATTAGACAGCTAA
Encoded proteins:
- the LOC124201162 gene encoding major facilitator superfamily domain-containing protein 8-like isoform X3; protein product: MLPQICTVTYLQPDTRGRVGKTPRKSDLRGETEMMGSGVDEVDYAKQVEPEIERKRRYFSLAIITFTAFTFNLSFSIILTSAKPYLDQMDPEAGTQFLGLFIAAQPLAQLFFSPLLGYLGNKFGSIRLLSILSTLILAAGFVLYACVSALPGQRRWYLFAARFLVGAAAGSITLCFSYIASATTVKERATAISLFSLAGSTAFVLGPVIQLAFAPLGVGTDIPMGGDLYLNLFTGPSWLSASMALLNALVFLPGVFTEHNVAKKEGDFVATMAAKKRSATAACPSPAEMAKKIQRQKRPDKWALIVCIVIFASVQFNFIFLESVATLLTIEQLGLSEKSAIVVVGLAFAGAGVYSGVIFAILGPLSRRLGERILLIIGIFLLAIGPVLLFPYGGPPPPIKYLNSSHSITSTIGANNDTLVQQLTLDYNYGWLSLTSMGPHDISGGCPIDVQPWCGYTSAIRPEQLIAGFVLIVTGFPMGAAMTNSIFSKIIGPYPQGTWMGILAAGACFARVLCPICVTNIYSAFGPLAAFAFMTGIMVLVLMLLLIYYRHLVPYRYEDIEEPIPFLIT
- the LOC124201162 gene encoding major facilitator superfamily domain-containing protein 8-like isoform X1, coding for MVGGRSGSYSFEEKNLGSSAEDKSIDDDTPKKSDLRGETEMMGSGVDEVDYAKQVEPEIERKRRYFSLAIITFTAFTFNLSFSIILTSAKPYLDQMDPEAGTQFLGLFIAAQPLAQLFFSPLLGYLGNKFGSIRLLSILSTLILAAGFVLYACVSALPGQRRWYLFAARFLVGAAAGSITLCFSYIASATTVKERATAISLFSLAGSTAFVLGPVIQLAFAPLGVGTDIPMGGDLYLNLFTGPSWLSASMALLNALVFLPGVFTEHNVAKKEGDFVATMAAKKRSATAACPSPAEMAKKIQRQKRPDKWALIVCIVIFASVQFNFIFLESVATLLTIEQLGLSEKSAIVVVGLAFAGAGVYSGVIFAILGPLSRRLGERILLIIGIFLLAIGPVLLFPYGGPPPPIKYLNSSHSITSTIGANNDTLVQQLTLDYNYGWLSLTSMGPHDISGGCPIDVQPWCGYTSAIRPEQLIAGFVLIVTGFPMGAAMTNSIFSKIIGPYPQGTWMGILAAGACFARVLCPICVTNIYSAFGPLAAFAFMTGIMVLVLMLLLIYYRHLVPYRYEDIEEPIPFLIT
- the LOC124201162 gene encoding major facilitator superfamily domain-containing protein 8-like isoform X2, which produces MIPQICTVMYLQPDRRGRVGKTPRKSDLRGETEMMGSGVDEVDYAKQVEPEIERKRRYFSLAIITFTAFTFNLSFSIILTSAKPYLDQMDPEAGTQFLGLFIAAQPLAQLFFSPLLGYLGNKFGSIRLLSILSTLILAAGFVLYACVSALPGQRRWYLFAARFLVGAAAGSITLCFSYIASATTVKERATAISLFSLAGSTAFVLGPVIQLAFAPLGVGTDIPMGGDLYLNLFTGPSWLSASMALLNALVFLPGVFTEHNVAKKEGDFVATMAAKKRSATAACPSPAEMAKKIQRQKRPDKWALIVCIVIFASVQFNFIFLESVATLLTIEQLGLSEKSAIVVVGLAFAGAGVYSGVIFAILGPLSRRLGERILLIIGIFLLAIGPVLLFPYGGPPPPIKYLNSSHSITSTIGANNDTLVQQLTLDYNYGWLSLTSMGPHDISGGCPIDVQPWCGYTSAIRPEQLIAGFVLIVTGFPMGAAMTNSIFSKIIGPYPQGTWMGILAAGACFARVLCPICVTNIYSAFGPLAAFAFMTGIMVLVLMLLLIYYRHLVPYRYEDIEEPIPFLIT